In Streptomyces sannanensis, the DNA window CCTGTGTGTGAACGGCCCGTGTGAATCACACGGCGAGCCCGAGCATCATGAGACTGTGATGTCCTGGACGGCGCTACACCCCGGATGTTCCTGGATACTGTGCGAAGGTCTAGGGTTCGGTCGCCCGCCGATTGAGCAACCCGGAAGGCGGGCACCGGACCAGAAGCGACAGCGGACGTGCGCAAGGCCGGGAGGGGCATCGGCACGCGACGCATCTGGGGGGCTGTGACCATGGACCCGACGAACCGGGGACCGGAAGAGTTCGCACAGGACAACGACGGCTCGGACGCGCCCGGGGTGCAGCGCACCCCGCGCGACCCGGCCACGGCGGCCCTGGGCCTGGGCGGGGCGCGGCCCGCTCCCGGGACCGCCCGCACCGTTCAGCTCGTATCCGGCGACTTCCTGCTCACCGTCAATCCTGTCGACGGCAGCGAGATCGAGCCGTGCCCGCCGTACGAGCGGCCGGGCCCGCCCGTACGGTACGACGCCGAGGAACGCGCCGAGCTGCTGCGCGCCTCGGCGCCCCCGGTGCCGCCCGGTCCTGCCGCGCCCGACATCCCGCTGCTCCAGCGCGAGGAGGAACGCGAGCAGTTGGTGCGGCTGCTGGCCCGTGGGCGCTCCGTGCGGCTCACCGGATCAGCCGGTTCCGGGCGTACCACCCTGCTGGACGCGGTCGCCGCCGACTGCGCCGACCTCGCGCCGGACGGTGTCGTGCGGCTCTCCGGGTACCGCCGTACCCCCGCCGATCTGCTGTACGGCCTCTGCGCGGCCGTGTACAAGGCGCCGCTGTACCGCCCCGACCGGGACGGCTTGCAGGAACTCGTCCATGAGATCGGCGCCGTCGTCGTCGTCGACGACCTGGAGTTCGGCGGGGCCGCGCTCGACGAGCTGTTGGAGGCCACCCCCGAGTGCGCCTTCGTGTTCGCCGTCACCCCCGATGTCGCCGCGCCCTCCGCCGGATCGCACCTCGAAGAGGTCCTCCTCGGTGGCCTCGACCGGGCCGGCTCACTGGATCTGCTCGCGCGGACCGCCGGGCGGCCGCTCACCGAGGCGGAGACCAACTGGGCCGGGGACCTGTGGTTCGAGTCCGAGGGTCTGCCGCTGCGTTTCGTGCAGGCCGCCGCGCTGCTGAGGCAGCGCGACGCGCTGCGCGCCGACCCCGACGCCTTCGACGAGTTCGGGTTCTTCTCCGACGCGCCCGTCGACGCGCCGTTCGACGCCGTCGAGGACGGGCACGACGTGCCGCTGCCCACCCTCGGCGAAAGCGCCGCCCCCGCCGCGCTGCTCGCCTCCCGGCTCGGCGCGTCCGCCCGCGAGAGCCTGCGCTTCGCGGTGGCCCTCGGCGGAGAGGTCCCGCACCAGGCGCATCTGCCGGCGCTGGTCGGCGACACCCGCGCGGACGCCGCGCTCGGCGAGCTGCTCGGCTGCGCGCTGATCTCCCCGGTCGGCTCGCACTACCGGCTGGCCGCGGGTGTACTGACCCAGCTGGAGGCTGCCGGCTACGGCGAGGACGCCGCCGGCCGCGCCCGTACCGCCGCCCGGCACTACGCATGGTGGACCGGGCACCCCTCCGTGACCACCGAGCGGGCCACCGCCGAGGCCGACGCCGTACTCGCGGCCATGGCCGCCCTGGTGTCCGGCCCGGTGGACGACCTGGAGCAGCACAGCGCCGCCGTGGAACTCGCCCGCAGTGCCACGCCCGCCTTCGCGGCCGGACTGCACTGGGGCGCCTGGGAACGGGCGCTGCGGATCGGCTCCGAGGCGGCCAGGCTGTCCGGCGAGGTCGCCGAAGAGGCGTACTTCCACCATGAGTTGGGCGTCCTCGCGCTCTGCGCCGGGAACCTCGACCGGGCCCGCGCCGAGCTGGACGCGTCGATCGCGCTGCGCGGGGCGCTCGCCGACAAGCGCGGCACCGTCTCCGGGCGGCGCGCACTCGCCCTGGTCACCGACCGCGAGGGCGGGCCGCTGCTGCCCGGGCAGGAGCCCGGCGGACGCACCCCGGCGGGTGAGGAGGTCCCGGCCGCGCGCCACGAGGAGTCGGCCTCGCCGCCCGGTGGTGTGGCGGCGCCGCGGCAGCCCGCGGAGCCGACCGCCGTGCTCGCCCCGCATGCCGCGCCCCACGGCGGCGGCAAGGCCGTGGGCGCCCGCCGTGCCGTGCTCAGCGGGGCCCGGCGCAATCTCGTCGCCGCCGGCGCGGGTGCGCTGCTCGCCGGGGTGCTCGGCACCGTGGTGACGCTCGGGGCGACGTCCGGGCAGGAGGACGAGCCCGGCAACAGGGTCAAGTCCGAGCAGTCGGCGAACGAGGGGGACGGCTCGAACGGGTTGTCCGCGGACGAGCCCGCCACGGGCTCCACGCGTCACCCCGGCGGCGGTGGCCCCGGCAACCCTGGCAACCCGGGTGACCCCGGCAGCACCGGCTCCACGGGTGCCACCGGCCCCGGCACCGGCGGCGCCCCGGGCGACCCGTCGTCCGGGACGACCACCACGGGTGGTACGACGACACCCCCGGGCACGGGCGGCACCGCGACCTCGCCGACGACAGGCGGTACGACGTCCCCGACGACCGGTGGCTCCACGTCTCCGACGACGGGCGGTTCCACGCCCCCGACGACCGGGGGCAGCACCTCGCCCACGACCGGCGGAAGCACGTCCCCGACCACCGGGGGATCGACGCCACCCTCGACGGGCGGTTCGACCACCGGGGGAACCACTGCTCCTTCGACGGACGGCGGTACGACGACCACCGGAGGGACGACCGGGGGGACCAGCGGCTCTGCGGACGGGGGTACGACGACGACCGGTGGCGCGGCCACCGGCGGTACCACCGGTGGCGGGGACGGCGGCAGCACCACGGCCGGCACCACGGCCGGTACGAGTACCACGGGCGGCACCACGGCCGGCACGAGTACCACGGGCGGCACCACGGCCGGCACGAGCACTACGGGCGGCACCACGGCCGGCGCAAGCCCCACCAGCAGCGCCCCGGCGCCCAGCGGTTCCGCGACCTGACGGCCGCACCGGGCCCTGGGCGGGGTGACGCGTGCCGGGTGGGTCAGAAGAGGCGGAGCTTGTCGTCCTCGATGCCGCGCATCGCGTCGTAGTCCAGGACCACGCAGCCGATGCCGCGGTCCGTGGCCAGGACCCGTGCCTGGGGCTTGATCTCCTGCGCCGCGAAGACGCCCTTCACCGGGGCGAGGTGCGGGTCCCGGTTGAGGAGCTCCAGGTAGCGGGTCAGCTGCTCCACGCCGTCGATCTCGCCGCGCCGCTTGATCTCCACCGCCACGGTCCGGCCGTCCGCGTCCCGGCACAGGATGTCCACCGGGCCGATGGCCGTGGGGTACTCGCGGCGGATCAGGGTGTAGCCCTCGCCGAGGGTTTCGATCCGGTCGGCCAGCAGCTCCTGAAGGTGTGCTTCCACGCCGTCCTTGATGAGCCCGGGGTCGACGCCGAGTTCGTGAGAGGAGTCGTGGAGGATCTCCTCCATCGTGATGATCAGCTTTTCCCCGGCCTTGTTGACGACGGTCCACACGTCGTCGCCCTCCTTGAGCGTGCAGGGCGGGGACATCCAGTTGAGCGGTTTGTACGCGCGGTCGTCCGCGTGGATGGAGACGCTGCCGTCCGCCTTGACCAGGATCAGACGGGGAGCGGAGGGCAGGTGGGCGGTGAGCCGGCCGGCGTAGTCCACGGAGCAGCGGGCGATGACGAGACGCATGGTCGGCAACGCTACTCGACTACACCTCCTGAACGCGATTCGCCCACCCGTCACCCGGTACCGCCCTTGACCGATTCCGGTCGGGCAGCCTCTTTCCGGCCCGTGTGCGTCGGTGGCCGGTTGTCTGCCCATTCTCCTGGTGCGGTGAGGACCCCGCCCCTACCGTGGATGCAGGAGGTTGTCGTTCGCGCACGCTGCGTTGTCCGCCTCCTTCCCTGCCCGTAAGGCCCCGACCTACGGGGCCGCGAGAGGAGAACCCATGTCGCTCGACGTCTCACCGGCACTGTTGGAGCAGGCCGAGCGAGGCGAGGTCGACGAAGACGCCTTCGTCGACTGCGTCCGGACCTCCCTGCCGTACGCATGGGAGATGATCAGCTCTCTGGTGGCACAGCTGAAGGTGGAGGGCGGCGAGTTTGCCGACAACCAGACGCCGCCGCCGGACGAGCAGGCGCGTGGCCAGCTGCTGCGCGCGCTGGCGAGTGATGCCATACGCGGGGCGCTGCAGCGGCACTTCGGAGTGCGTCTGGCATTCCAGAACTGTCACCGCGTCGCGGTGTTCCCGCTCGATCCGTCGGTGGACGAGCGGCTGGCCCGCTTCACCTCCATACGGGGCCAGTTGCTGAACCAGTCGCCCGAACTGCGGGACTGCTGAAGGCTCTTCGCCGCCGCCCCGGCCCGTGGCAGGTGCTGCGCTCCCGGGGCGGCGGCGATCAGGTCAGGGCCGGCCGAACAGGGGGAGCACCTCCGTCCCCAGCCGGCGTACGTTCTCCTCCGTGGCAGCCACATCGCCGGAGCCTTCGACGAGCAGTGCGAAGCGGGTGATGCCGGTACGTTCCGTGGTGGCCGCGAGCCGGTCGGCGGCCAGTTCCGGGGGTCCCACGGGGTGCAGTGCGCACAACAGTTCCGTGTAGGCGCCCGGATCGCGCATCGCGCGGTGCCGTCCGTCGACCGTCACATGGGCGTCGAGTCCCTGCTTGAGCCATCCCGGCAGCGCTTTGGCCAGCGTCTCGGCCGCCTCCTCACGGCTGTCCGCGATCTGTGAGACTCCGGCGGAGACATGTCCGGCGCGCTCGACGGCGTCCGGCGCGTGTCCCGCCGCGCGCGCGTGCGTACGCCACAGGGCGACCATCTCGGCCTTCTCCTCGTCGCCGCAGTGCATCCCGAGGAGCATCGGCAGGCCGCGTTCCGCGGCCAGCTTCACACTCGCCGGCGAGGTGCAGGCGACGACCACCTCGGGGCCGTCCGGCGCACCGTTCAGCAGCTCGTCCGGGCGGGGCACGACGGACACCTCGCGGAAGGCGTACCGCTCGCCCCGGGCCGAGACGCGGGGTTCGCGCAGCCAGCGCAGAAGCAGGTCGAGCGACTCGGGAAAGCCGCTTTCGTACGCCTCCAGTCCCGCGCCGAACACCTCCAGATCCACCCACGGCCCGCCGCGGCCGACGCCGAGGCTGAACCTCCCGCCGGATGTGAGATGCAGCAGCGCCGCCTGCTCGCCCAGCGCCACCGGATGGGTGGCCGGCAGCACGCTCACCGCCGTACCGACCCGGATCCGCCGGGTGCGGCCGAGCAGCAGCGCGGCCAGTGTGACGGCCGACGGGCACACGCCGTACGGCACGAAGTGGTGCTCGGCCAGCCAGACCGAGTCGAGTCCGGACTCCTCCGCGACCTCCGCGGATCGCATCGCCCGGTGCAGTGCCTCCCCCTGCCCCTGGCCCGGGAACTGGGCGGCAAGGACGAAGATTCCAACTCCGGAAGTCCCAATGCGCATCGCCTGTAGCCTCCTTGCGGCCGACGCGGCTCTCCCCCTTATGGGCAACAACGTCCGACACGTGCCAAAGGCAACGGCCCCACGCAAAGTTGTTGCGATTTTCCGGTAAGCACCTTCCCTGGGGGTTCGGGTACCCCTACTCACTGCCCGTAGGCTGGTTGGGACGAGTCAGCTCCGGCCCGAGAGGTGTTACGTGTCACCGCGCCGCAACCGCCCCCGAGGCGGCGACAAGCCGACCGAGCGTGCGAGCGAGGAGGGAGGCCGCTACGGCGGCTTCCAGAGCAGCGAGAGCTGGGGCGGCGAGGACTGGTCGGTGCGCCATGTCAGCGGCGCGAGCGCGGCGGGCAAGCGCTACCGCTGCCCCGGCTGCGACCAGGAGATCCCGTCCGGGGTGCCGCATGTCGTGGCATGGCCGGAATACGGCGGCGTGGACGACCGGAGGCACTGGCACAAGGCCTGCTGGAACGCGAAGGACCGCCGCACCTCCCGGGTGCCGCGGTCCCGTAACGCCCCGCGCTACTAGGGCGTGTTTCGAAAGTCCCGCCTAGTGGGGAACGCCCGGCACGCACGCTCGCCGCGTTGTCGGTCGTCGGCGCAGCCCGCTGCGCTCTCCTCCCTCCGCCTTGCGATCGCACGCACCAGACGCCCCCGACCCCGCCCTCCGGGCGGACGACGCTACTTTCGAAACACGCCCCAGGCCCTGTACGCCTACACGTCACGCCTGCCGAGCAGGGCGAACGCTCCCGCGACGGCTGCCGCGGTCACCACGGCGAGGAAGACCAGCTGCTTGACGCCGGTCTCCCCGCCGGAGACCTGGAACAGGGTGAACAGCGAACTGGGTGCGCTGTACTCCATGATCGTTTCGGCCACCTTCTGGGTGGACTCCCAGATGTAGAGGAACGCGGGCATCACCGCGGGGACCAGGACGACCCCGAGCATCGTCGTGATCGCGCCCGCGGAGTGGCGCAGCATCGAGCCCACGGCCAGACCGAGCAGCCCGAGCAGAGTGACGTAGAGGCTTCCGCCCAGCACTCCGCCGGCCCATGCCGCGCCGCTGGTCGCCCGGCCGGCGTCGCTGTGCAGCGAGGCCGACACCAGGCTCACGAACCCCACGGCGCTCGCGGTGGTGACGAAGGCCAGGAGGCCGAAGACGATCAGCTTCGCGGCCAGTACCCGCGAGCGCTGCGGACAGGCGGTGAGCGTGGTGCGGATCATCCCCGTGCCGTACTCCGAGGTGACGACCAGCACGCCGAGGGTGATCACGCAGATCTGTCCCAGCATCAGCCCGAACGCGGCGGGCGTGGTGACCGGGGTGGCGGCGTAGTCGCTGTCCGTGGTCAGCAGGGCGCCGGACAGTCCGATGCCGAGCACGAGCAGCAGCATGATGCCGATCGTCCACATCGTGGACCGGACCGACCTGATCTTCGTCCACTCCGAGGTGATGGCATGCCCGAGATGCGTGGACCGCACCGGAATCGGCGAGGTGTACGTCTGCTGGGGGTAGGGGCTGCTCATCGGGCGTCCTCGCTGCGCTGGGTCGTGTCGGCGGCCGGAGCGGCCGGGGCCGCGTACGGGTTCTGTCCGGGCGGCGGCGGGGCGTACCAGCCCTGCTGGGGGACCTCGGGGAGCGGCGGCGGGGCGTAGCCGGGCCGGGGGAGCTCCTGGAGGCCGACCCGGGGGTCGTCGGCGGAGCGGTAGTCCACCGCCGCCGCGGTCATCCGCATAT includes these proteins:
- a CDS encoding ATP-binding protein; this translates as MDPTNRGPEEFAQDNDGSDAPGVQRTPRDPATAALGLGGARPAPGTARTVQLVSGDFLLTVNPVDGSEIEPCPPYERPGPPVRYDAEERAELLRASAPPVPPGPAAPDIPLLQREEEREQLVRLLARGRSVRLTGSAGSGRTTLLDAVAADCADLAPDGVVRLSGYRRTPADLLYGLCAAVYKAPLYRPDRDGLQELVHEIGAVVVVDDLEFGGAALDELLEATPECAFVFAVTPDVAAPSAGSHLEEVLLGGLDRAGSLDLLARTAGRPLTEAETNWAGDLWFESEGLPLRFVQAAALLRQRDALRADPDAFDEFGFFSDAPVDAPFDAVEDGHDVPLPTLGESAAPAALLASRLGASARESLRFAVALGGEVPHQAHLPALVGDTRADAALGELLGCALISPVGSHYRLAAGVLTQLEAAGYGEDAAGRARTAARHYAWWTGHPSVTTERATAEADAVLAAMAALVSGPVDDLEQHSAAVELARSATPAFAAGLHWGAWERALRIGSEAARLSGEVAEEAYFHHELGVLALCAGNLDRARAELDASIALRGALADKRGTVSGRRALALVTDREGGPLLPGQEPGGRTPAGEEVPAARHEESASPPGGVAAPRQPAEPTAVLAPHAAPHGGGKAVGARRAVLSGARRNLVAAGAGALLAGVLGTVVTLGATSGQEDEPGNRVKSEQSANEGDGSNGLSADEPATGSTRHPGGGGPGNPGNPGDPGSTGSTGATGPGTGGAPGDPSSGTTTTGGTTTPPGTGGTATSPTTGGTTSPTTGGSTSPTTGGSTPPTTGGSTSPTTGGSTSPTTGGSTPPSTGGSTTGGTTAPSTDGGTTTTGGTTGGTSGSADGGTTTTGGAATGGTTGGGDGGSTTAGTTAGTSTTGGTTAGTSTTGGTTAGTSTTGGTTAGASPTSSAPAPSGSAT
- the nucS gene encoding endonuclease NucS; the protein is MRLVIARCSVDYAGRLTAHLPSAPRLILVKADGSVSIHADDRAYKPLNWMSPPCTLKEGDDVWTVVNKAGEKLIITMEEILHDSSHELGVDPGLIKDGVEAHLQELLADRIETLGEGYTLIRREYPTAIGPVDILCRDADGRTVAVEIKRRGEIDGVEQLTRYLELLNRDPHLAPVKGVFAAQEIKPQARVLATDRGIGCVVLDYDAMRGIEDDKLRLF
- a CDS encoding SCO5389 family protein; the encoded protein is MSLDVSPALLEQAERGEVDEDAFVDCVRTSLPYAWEMISSLVAQLKVEGGEFADNQTPPPDEQARGQLLRALASDAIRGALQRHFGVRLAFQNCHRVAVFPLDPSVDERLARFTSIRGQLLNQSPELRDC
- a CDS encoding LLM class flavin-dependent oxidoreductase, whose translation is MRIGTSGVGIFVLAAQFPGQGQGEALHRAMRSAEVAEESGLDSVWLAEHHFVPYGVCPSAVTLAALLLGRTRRIRVGTAVSVLPATHPVALGEQAALLHLTSGGRFSLGVGRGGPWVDLEVFGAGLEAYESGFPESLDLLLRWLREPRVSARGERYAFREVSVVPRPDELLNGAPDGPEVVVACTSPASVKLAAERGLPMLLGMHCGDEEKAEMVALWRTHARAAGHAPDAVERAGHVSAGVSQIADSREEAAETLAKALPGWLKQGLDAHVTVDGRHRAMRDPGAYTELLCALHPVGPPELAADRLAATTERTGITRFALLVEGSGDVAATEENVRRLGTEVLPLFGRP
- a CDS encoding ATP/GTP-binding protein, producing the protein MSPRRNRPRGGDKPTERASEEGGRYGGFQSSESWGGEDWSVRHVSGASAAGKRYRCPGCDQEIPSGVPHVVAWPEYGGVDDRRHWHKACWNAKDRRTSRVPRSRNAPRY
- a CDS encoding ABC transporter permease, translating into MSSPYPQQTYTSPIPVRSTHLGHAITSEWTKIRSVRSTMWTIGIMLLLVLGIGLSGALLTTDSDYAATPVTTPAAFGLMLGQICVITLGVLVVTSEYGTGMIRTTLTACPQRSRVLAAKLIVFGLLAFVTTASAVGFVSLVSASLHSDAGRATSGAAWAGGVLGGSLYVTLLGLLGLAVGSMLRHSAGAITTMLGVVLVPAVMPAFLYIWESTQKVAETIMEYSAPSSLFTLFQVSGGETGVKQLVFLAVVTAAAVAGAFALLGRRDV